A portion of the Enterobacter sp. SA187 genome contains these proteins:
- a CDS encoding Csu type fimbrial protein codes for MLRAGLLLILFMAFSPQALAACSASTVAASFGPVTSFALNSTEQATTGQLIVQCDRVLGLLTNDSITVSMPTASSSASNRAAMRRTDNLTVTDLIPIRVCGQSGCNNNSEVTINATPYTWNASALLGLLGSQRYTLPIYLRTVAGQNVSAGPYQVTLNLSINYNICALGALGLCGTPQTGTLTTTLQVNGTVTNDCSTITAPAVNFGSSPLVQNFPTISQAVTLTCTKGSTYTVGLNNGLYANGTVRNMASGNNRLSYEIYKGNTTSRWGSTGTERWASSASSLISADALTRTFNYTAKVLTTQATPPGGTYEDTVIVDVAF; via the coding sequence ATGCTACGCGCTGGTCTGTTACTGATCTTATTTATGGCCTTCAGTCCACAGGCGCTGGCGGCCTGTTCCGCCAGCACTGTGGCGGCCTCCTTCGGCCCGGTGACGTCCTTTGCGCTCAACAGTACCGAGCAGGCCACCACCGGACAACTGATCGTTCAGTGCGATCGCGTGCTGGGTTTGCTTACTAACGACTCCATCACCGTGAGCATGCCCACCGCCTCGTCCTCCGCCAGTAACCGCGCGGCCATGAGGCGCACCGATAACCTGACGGTGACCGATCTCATCCCCATTCGCGTGTGCGGGCAGTCCGGCTGCAATAACAACAGCGAAGTGACCATCAACGCCACGCCCTATACCTGGAACGCCTCGGCGCTGCTGGGATTACTGGGCTCACAGCGCTATACGCTGCCGATCTATTTGCGTACCGTCGCCGGGCAAAACGTCTCCGCGGGGCCGTATCAGGTCACGCTGAACTTAAGCATCAACTACAACATCTGTGCGCTGGGGGCGCTCGGGCTGTGCGGAACGCCGCAAACCGGTACTCTGACCACCACCCTGCAGGTCAACGGCACCGTCACCAATGACTGTTCAACCATCACCGCCCCGGCGGTCAATTTTGGCAGCTCGCCGCTGGTGCAGAACTTCCCGACCATCTCCCAGGCCGTGACGCTCACCTGCACTAAAGGCAGTACCTACACCGTCGGGCTGAACAACGGGCTGTACGCGAACGGCACGGTGCGCAACATGGCGAGCGGCAATAACCGCCTGAGCTATGAGATCTATAAAGGCAACACCACCAGCCGCTGGGGTAGCACCGGCACCGAGCGCTGGGCAAGCAGCGCCTCATCACTGATCAGCGCCGATGCCCTGACGCGCACCTTCAATTACACCGCCAAAGTGCTCACCACCCAGGCAACGCCCCCTGGCGGGACTTATGAAGATACGGTGATCGTTGACGTCGCTTTTTAG
- a CDS encoding fimbria/pilus outer membrane usher protein, translating into MAVGPRALIAMAMLSLGSTGSVQAADGDDALPPPPDARALNDEATFHLALVVNYRDTNQVVPVIRRQNAFFIDSENLKRAGLPADKLPPGDVNLSTLPEVRVDYDSSGQRLLLFVPREWVGDSSTSFTGDSERSEPMYGRGALLNYDIYTSQTENIGSQIALWHELRFFEQNAVLSSTGTQRQNLSGDLQQKEGYIRYDTTLTLVNEDDATVWNVGDVISDSLSWSNSVRLGGIRYGRDFSVRPDLVTWPLPQFSGEAAVPTSVDVFINGYRAGNTRLQPGPFTLTNLPYVNGAGDAVLVTTDALGRQVSTTLPFYVASEVLKSGLSDGAFSVGSLRRDYGIDNFDYGPAAGSGTLRYGLTDYLTLEGHTEAAQELALGGAGTVLKLGQFGVVNSAWTQSRMRGNSGSQFNWGYQYSTSQFSIATQHSRRERGFGNLALYDQTALYKYDDNNRQPVASLSRNTDQYSLTFNLGDFGNVGAAWIGVRSFDNEKTELLNLSWSRNLWGSSSVNLAASRDNQQGDWTFGLSLQIPLGERDSAAVSIENRPYSGNSQRVNYSHAMPTDGGFSWNMAYARQSQADSYQQATLGWRNNHVELQGGGYGETDMFTWWGEAMGSLVLMDNQVFAANKINDAFVVISTSGNGGVPVNYENQPVGTTDENGYLLISGVSAYYPASYSINTLNLPADTRLKETERRVALRRQSGYLVEFPMVQERVASVILHDEQGQALPLASQVWRDGKPTAIVGYDGIAWLENLDGVNPLRVTTPDNKTCYTTLQVGDNPGHKLQTFGPLTCQEKR; encoded by the coding sequence ATGGCAGTCGGCCCCCGCGCGCTGATCGCCATGGCGATGTTGAGCCTCGGCAGTACAGGCAGCGTGCAGGCTGCCGACGGGGACGACGCCCTGCCGCCGCCTCCTGATGCCCGGGCGCTGAACGACGAGGCGACCTTCCACCTGGCGCTGGTGGTGAACTACCGTGACACGAATCAGGTGGTGCCGGTGATCCGCCGCCAGAACGCGTTTTTTATCGACAGCGAAAACCTTAAGCGCGCCGGACTGCCTGCGGATAAATTACCGCCAGGAGACGTTAACCTGTCGACCCTGCCGGAGGTGCGCGTTGACTATGACAGCAGCGGCCAGCGGCTGTTGCTGTTTGTGCCGCGCGAATGGGTAGGGGATAGCAGCACCTCCTTTACCGGCGACAGCGAGCGCAGCGAGCCGATGTACGGGCGCGGTGCGCTACTGAACTATGACATCTATACCAGCCAGACGGAAAATATCGGCAGCCAGATCGCCCTCTGGCATGAGCTGCGCTTCTTTGAACAAAACGCTGTACTCAGCTCCACCGGCACCCAGCGGCAGAATCTCTCCGGCGATTTACAGCAAAAAGAAGGCTATATCCGCTACGACACCACCTTAACCCTGGTCAATGAAGATGACGCCACCGTGTGGAACGTCGGGGATGTGATTTCCGATTCCCTGAGCTGGAGCAACAGCGTGCGCCTCGGCGGGATCCGCTACGGGCGCGATTTCTCCGTGCGCCCGGATCTGGTCACCTGGCCGCTGCCGCAGTTTTCCGGCGAGGCGGCGGTACCCACTTCAGTGGACGTCTTTATCAACGGCTATCGCGCCGGAAACACCCGTCTGCAACCCGGCCCCTTCACCCTGACCAATCTGCCTTACGTCAATGGCGCGGGGGACGCGGTGCTGGTCACCACCGATGCGCTCGGCCGCCAGGTCAGCACTACGCTGCCGTTTTATGTCGCCAGCGAAGTGCTGAAAAGCGGTCTCAGCGATGGCGCGTTCTCCGTCGGCAGCCTGCGACGTGATTACGGTATCGACAATTTTGATTACGGCCCGGCGGCGGGAAGCGGCACGCTGCGCTACGGCCTGACCGATTACCTGACGCTGGAAGGCCATACGGAAGCCGCCCAGGAGCTGGCGCTCGGCGGGGCGGGGACGGTGTTAAAACTGGGGCAGTTCGGCGTGGTCAATTCCGCCTGGACGCAGAGCCGGATGCGCGGCAACAGCGGCAGCCAGTTTAACTGGGGCTATCAGTACAGCACCAGCCAGTTCAGCATCGCCACTCAGCACAGCCGTCGCGAGCGCGGTTTTGGCAACCTGGCGCTTTACGACCAGACGGCGCTCTATAAGTATGATGATAACAATCGCCAGCCGGTCGCCTCGCTCAGTCGTAACACCGATCAGTATTCGCTGACCTTTAACCTCGGGGATTTCGGCAACGTCGGCGCGGCGTGGATCGGCGTGCGCAGTTTCGACAATGAGAAAACCGAACTGTTAAACCTGTCCTGGAGCCGCAACCTCTGGGGCAGCAGCAGCGTTAACCTCGCCGCCAGCCGGGATAATCAGCAGGGTGACTGGACCTTCGGCCTGTCGCTGCAAATTCCGCTGGGCGAACGCGACAGCGCCGCCGTCAGCATTGAAAACCGGCCCTATTCCGGCAACTCGCAGCGGGTGAACTACAGCCATGCGATGCCGACCGACGGCGGCTTCAGCTGGAACATGGCGTATGCCCGTCAGTCGCAGGCGGACAGCTATCAACAGGCCACACTCGGCTGGCGTAATAATCATGTGGAACTTCAGGGCGGCGGCTATGGCGAAACCGATATGTTCACCTGGTGGGGCGAGGCGATGGGGTCGCTGGTGCTGATGGACAACCAGGTGTTTGCCGCCAACAAAATCAACGATGCCTTTGTGGTGATCAGCACCAGCGGCAATGGCGGCGTGCCGGTCAACTATGAAAACCAGCCTGTGGGCACCACGGATGAAAACGGCTATCTGCTGATCAGCGGCGTGTCCGCGTATTATCCGGCCAGTTACAGCATCAATACGCTGAATTTACCCGCAGATACGCGGCTGAAAGAGACGGAGCGGCGGGTGGCCCTGCGCCGTCAAAGCGGTTATCTGGTGGAGTTCCCGATGGTGCAGGAGCGGGTGGCCAGCGTCATTCTGCACGATGAACAAGGCCAGGCGCTGCCGCTGGCAAGCCAGGTGTGGCGCGACGGCAAACCGACCGCCATCGTCGGCTACGACGGGATCGCCTGGCTGGAAAACCTCGACGGCGTCAACCCGTTGCGCGTCACCACCCCGGACAACAAAACCTGTTATACGACTTTGCAGGTAGGGGACAACCCCGGCCATAAACTGCAAACCTTTGGGCCTCTCACCTGTCAGGAGAAACGCTGA
- a CDS encoding fimbrial biogenesis chaperone: MSVNSRLAALLFASALTISAPQAQAAASILLWPIDPWLAADTPATELWIQNQGDTPTTMQVRIVRWRQDGGNERYQAQQDVVASPPIVRIEKGSKQLIRLIKQTTVPAGVEQAYRIIVDEIPQPQGDNTPQIGLKIQMRYSIPLFAYGQGVATYREGANHALVETRDLSWRTTRDGGKPAIEVTNRSDVHVRLSDVKVQQGGQRRTLAEGLLGYVLPGSTRSWPLPAGVTSPSAMTATINARDTTWQSAPAR, translated from the coding sequence ATGAGCGTAAATTCTCGTCTGGCGGCGCTGCTGTTCGCCTCCGCGCTGACCATCAGCGCGCCGCAGGCACAGGCGGCGGCCTCCATTTTATTATGGCCTATCGATCCCTGGCTGGCGGCGGATACCCCGGCCACTGAACTGTGGATCCAGAATCAGGGCGACACCCCGACCACCATGCAGGTGCGTATTGTGCGCTGGCGTCAGGATGGCGGTAATGAGCGCTACCAGGCCCAACAGGATGTGGTCGCCAGTCCGCCCATCGTGCGCATTGAGAAGGGCAGTAAACAGCTGATCCGTTTGATCAAACAGACCACGGTACCTGCGGGTGTCGAGCAGGCCTACCGCATTATCGTCGATGAGATCCCCCAGCCGCAGGGTGATAACACTCCGCAAATCGGCCTGAAGATCCAGATGCGTTATTCCATCCCACTCTTTGCGTACGGGCAGGGGGTTGCCACTTACCGCGAAGGGGCGAATCATGCCCTGGTTGAAACCCGCGATCTGAGCTGGCGCACCACCCGCGACGGCGGCAAACCGGCCATTGAAGTCACTAACCGCAGCGATGTACATGTGCGTTTAAGCGATGTGAAAGTGCAGCAGGGCGGGCAAAGGCGCACCCTCGCGGAGGGGCTGCTGGGTTATGTTCTGCCCGGTAGCACCCGCAGCTGGCCCTTGCCGGCGGGCGTGACGTCCCCTTCAGCCATGACGGCAACCATTAACGCCAGGGATACGACATGGCAGTCGGCCCCCGCGCGCTGA
- a CDS encoding Csu type fimbrial protein codes for MMQGTALAVTSQSFRVGATITPGCSVTSGTGGVLGTLNFGTRTGVESGRVSTSFVPNSSFLLPCTPGVALTMSINGGLNYTSVRNMRRSGGTEVVPYRLYSSSTLAANTEIAQNQSVSVTYSNSNNIALSLFGAAQLTGFSPAGTYSDQLTVTLTW; via the coding sequence ATGATGCAGGGAACTGCCCTGGCTGTCACCAGCCAGTCATTCAGGGTGGGAGCGACGATAACGCCGGGCTGTTCAGTCACCAGCGGCACCGGCGGCGTACTCGGGACGCTGAATTTCGGCACCCGTACCGGTGTGGAGAGCGGGCGCGTATCCACCAGTTTTGTGCCCAACTCTTCATTCCTGCTGCCCTGTACCCCCGGCGTGGCGCTGACCATGAGCATCAATGGCGGGCTGAATTATACCAGCGTGCGTAATATGCGCCGCAGCGGTGGCACCGAGGTCGTGCCGTATCGCCTGTACAGCAGCAGCACGCTGGCTGCCAATACGGAGATCGCCCAGAACCAGTCAGTTTCGGTCACCTACAGCAACAGTAATAACATTGCGCTTTCGCTGTTTGGCGCGGCGCAGCTGACGGGATTCAGTCCCGCAGGCACTTATAGCGATCAACTCACCGTGACCCTTACCTGGTGA
- a CDS encoding Csu type fimbrial protein has product MNRKLRIILAGSALLFAGQHAQAVTSNGTIGATLTLTNGCLINGSPNQNGINFGTLNFGEHPATFSTLTTQLTGVGGGNSFGIQCTTDSYTVQITGNTNSTPPATVVGTTGTPARFLVNTTNTAQGVAYSLYSDSGFSNVVANNAPLPIASTTGGVNNYTLYGRIQGGGNSVTVVPGTYTDTINVSVIY; this is encoded by the coding sequence ATGAACAGAAAATTACGTATTATCCTCGCGGGTAGCGCGTTGTTATTCGCCGGGCAGCATGCTCAGGCGGTAACCAGTAACGGTACTATCGGCGCAACCCTCACGTTAACCAACGGCTGCCTGATTAACGGATCTCCCAACCAGAACGGTATCAATTTCGGTACGCTGAATTTTGGTGAACACCCGGCAACCTTTTCTACGCTGACCACCCAGCTTACCGGCGTGGGCGGCGGTAACAGCTTCGGCATTCAGTGCACCACCGACAGCTATACCGTGCAAATCACCGGCAATACCAACTCCACCCCACCGGCAACAGTGGTCGGGACCACAGGGACGCCCGCGCGCTTTCTGGTGAATACCACCAATACCGCGCAGGGCGTGGCCTACAGCCTCTACAGCGACAGCGGCTTCAGTAACGTGGTGGCCAACAACGCGCCGCTGCCTATCGCCTCAACTACGGGCGGCGTCAATAACTATACCCTCTATGGTCGTATTCAGGGGGGCGGTAACAGCGTGACGGTCGTGCCGGGTACCTATACCGATACGATAAACGTGAGCGTTATTTACTAA
- the cheW gene encoding chemotaxis protein CheW, which yields MTGMSNVTKLAGEPSGQEFLVFTLGGEEYGIDILKVQEIRGYDQVTRIANTPEFIKGVTNLRGVIVPIVDLRVKFSQMDVEYNENTVVIVLNLGQRVVGIVVDGVSDVLSLAADQIRPAPEFAVTLSTEYLTGLGALGDRMLILVNIEKLLNSEEMALLDVAATHVA from the coding sequence ATGACCGGTATGAGTAATGTAACGAAACTGGCTGGCGAGCCATCAGGTCAGGAATTCCTGGTTTTCACCCTCGGTGGTGAAGAATACGGGATCGATATTCTGAAAGTGCAGGAAATCCGTGGTTACGATCAGGTCACCCGCATCGCTAACACCCCGGAGTTCATCAAAGGGGTGACGAACCTGCGCGGCGTCATTGTGCCTATCGTCGATCTGCGCGTGAAGTTCAGCCAGATGGACGTGGAGTACAACGAAAACACCGTGGTGATCGTGCTGAATCTCGGTCAGCGTGTGGTGGGGATCGTGGTTGACGGCGTTTCTGACGTACTGTCGCTGGCAGCGGATCAGATCCGCCCGGCGCCGGAATTCGCGGTCACGCTGTCCACTGAATACCTGACCGGCCTCGGCGCGCTCGGCGACCGTATGCTGATCCTGGTGAATATCGAAAAACTGCTGAACAGCGAAGAAATGGCGCTGCTCGACGTGGCGGCCACGCACGTCGCCTGA
- the cheA gene encoding chemotaxis protein CheA — MSMDISDFYQTFFDEADELLADMEQHLLDLVPEAPDSEQLNAIFRAAHSIKGGAGTFGFTILQETTHLMENLLDEARRGEMQLNTDIINLFLETKDIMQEQLDAYKSSQEPDAASFEYICNALRQLALEAKGEVVPATSGAKLTVVEAQDEQADVAAAPANNDKLRIVISRLKENEVGLLEDELKNLATLSDVVKGSDSLSATLDGGVSQDDLIAVLCFVVEPDQIAFETAPAAAKAEPAAEVVAQAAPQPPAVAAAPVLKAVPKEQAAAGRQEREKPARASESTSIRVAVEKVDQIINLVGELVITQSMLAQRSNELDPVTHGDLITSMGQLQRNARDLQESVMSIRMMPMEYVFSRFPRLVRDLATKLNKQIELTLVGSSTELDKSLIERIIDPLTHLVRNSLDHGIELPDVRVAAGKSAVGNLVLSAEHQGGNICIEVTDDGAGLNRERILAKAVSQGMAVSENMSDEEVGMLIFAPGFSTAEQVTDVSGRGVGMDVVKRNIQEMGGHVEIKSKQGAGTTIRILLPLTLAILDGMSVKVSEEVFILPLNAVMESLQPREEDLHPLAGGERVLEVRGEYLPLVELWKVFDVKGAKTEATAGIVVIVQSAGRRYALLVDQLIGQHQVVVKNLESNYRKVPGISAATILGDGSVALIVDVSALQGLNREQRMAHTAA, encoded by the coding sequence GTGAGCATGGATATTAGCGATTTTTATCAGACGTTTTTTGATGAAGCTGACGAGTTGTTGGCCGACATGGAGCAGCATTTGTTGGATCTGGTGCCTGAAGCCCCGGATTCCGAACAACTGAATGCCATCTTTCGTGCAGCGCACTCCATAAAAGGCGGCGCAGGCACGTTTGGCTTCACCATTTTGCAGGAAACCACGCACCTCATGGAAAACCTGCTTGATGAAGCCCGGCGCGGAGAGATGCAGCTCAATACCGATATAATCAATCTGTTTTTGGAAACTAAAGATATTATGCAGGAACAGCTCGACGCCTATAAAAGCTCTCAGGAGCCCGATGCCGCCAGCTTTGAATATATCTGCAATGCCCTGCGTCAGCTGGCGCTGGAAGCGAAAGGCGAAGTGGTGCCTGCAACCAGCGGCGCAAAACTGACGGTGGTCGAGGCGCAGGACGAACAGGCTGACGTTGCTGCCGCCCCGGCAAACAACGATAAGCTGCGCATCGTGATTTCGCGTCTGAAAGAGAACGAAGTCGGCCTGCTGGAAGATGAACTCAAAAACCTCGCCACCTTAAGTGACGTGGTCAAAGGCAGCGACTCCCTCAGCGCCACCCTCGATGGCGGCGTGAGCCAGGATGATCTAATTGCCGTACTCTGCTTCGTGGTTGAACCGGATCAGATTGCTTTCGAAACCGCGCCCGCCGCGGCAAAAGCCGAACCGGCCGCAGAAGTGGTAGCCCAGGCCGCACCGCAGCCGCCGGCAGTAGCCGCCGCCCCGGTACTGAAAGCCGTACCGAAAGAGCAGGCCGCCGCAGGCCGTCAGGAACGTGAAAAACCGGCGCGCGCCAGCGAATCCACCAGCATCCGTGTGGCGGTGGAAAAAGTAGACCAGATCATTAACCTGGTGGGCGAACTGGTGATCACCCAGTCGATGCTGGCCCAGCGTTCCAACGAACTGGATCCGGTCACCCATGGCGATCTGATCACCAGCATGGGCCAGTTGCAGCGCAACGCCCGTGACCTGCAGGAATCGGTGATGTCCATCCGTATGATGCCGATGGAATATGTCTTCAGCCGCTTCCCGCGTCTGGTGCGCGATCTCGCCACTAAACTGAACAAGCAGATCGAACTGACGCTGGTCGGCAGCTCGACCGAGCTGGACAAGAGCCTGATCGAACGCATTATCGATCCGTTAACGCACCTGGTGCGTAACAGCCTCGACCACGGTATCGAACTGCCGGACGTGCGCGTCGCCGCCGGTAAATCCGCCGTGGGTAATCTGGTGCTGTCCGCCGAACACCAGGGCGGCAATATCTGTATTGAAGTGACCGACGATGGCGCGGGTCTGAACCGCGAACGCATCCTCGCCAAAGCCGTATCGCAGGGCATGGCGGTAAGCGAAAATATGTCTGACGAAGAAGTCGGCATGTTGATCTTCGCGCCGGGCTTCTCCACCGCCGAGCAGGTGACCGATGTGTCGGGCCGCGGCGTGGGTATGGACGTGGTAAAACGTAACATTCAGGAGATGGGCGGCCACGTCGAAATCAAATCCAAACAGGGCGCGGGCACGACCATTCGTATCCTGCTGCCGCTGACGCTGGCGATCCTCGACGGCATGTCCGTGAAGGTCAGCGAAGAAGTCTTTATCCTGCCGCTGAATGCCGTGATGGAATCGCTGCAACCGCGTGAAGAAGATCTGCACCCGCTGGCCGGCGGCGAGCGCGTTCTGGAAGTGCGTGGCGAGTACCTGCCGCTGGTAGAACTGTGGAAAGTCTTTGACGTCAAGGGCGCGAAAACCGAAGCCACCGCCGGTATCGTGGTGATCGTGCAGAGCGCGGGACGTCGTTACGCCCTGTTGGTTGACCAGCTGATCGGTCAGCATCAGGTGGTAGTGAAAAACCTCGAAAGCAACTATCGCAAAGTGCCGGGCATATCCGCTGCGACCATCCTCGGCGATGGCAGTGTCGCGCTGATCGTGGATGTTTCGGCGTTACAGGGATTAAACCGTGAACAACGTATGGCGCATACAGCCGCCTGA
- the motB gene encoding flagellar motor protein MotB, with product MKNQAHPIVIVKRRKHKGHGGGSHGSWKIAYADFMTAMMAFFLVMWLISISSPKELIQIAEYFRTPLATAVTGGPRISNSDSPIPGGGDDFTQQKGEVQRQPNVEDLRKRMEQNRLSKLRGDLDQLIEADPKLRALRPHLKIDLVQEGLRIQIIDSQNRPMFKTGSAEVEPYMRDILRAIAPVLNGIPNRVSLSGHTDDYPYANGERGYSNWELSADRANASRRELVIGGLDDGKVLRVVGMAATMRLSDKGADDAINRRISLLVLNRQAEQAILHENAESQNEPVSLLKQPEALPQATVPTSPQPDPR from the coding sequence ATGAAAAACCAGGCCCATCCCATTGTCATCGTCAAACGACGTAAACATAAAGGACACGGAGGCGGCTCGCACGGATCGTGGAAGATTGCCTACGCCGATTTTATGACGGCAATGATGGCGTTCTTTCTGGTCATGTGGCTGATTTCCATCTCCAGTCCTAAAGAGCTTATTCAGATCGCAGAATATTTCCGCACACCGCTGGCGACGGCGGTGACCGGCGGACCGCGTATTTCGAACAGCGACAGCCCAATCCCTGGTGGCGGTGATGATTTCACCCAGCAGAAGGGGGAAGTGCAGCGTCAGCCGAACGTGGAAGATTTGCGTAAACGCATGGAACAGAACCGCCTGAGCAAGCTGCGCGGCGATCTCGACCAGCTGATTGAAGCCGATCCGAAACTGCGCGCCCTGCGTCCGCATCTGAAGATCGACCTCGTGCAGGAAGGGCTGCGTATTCAGATCATCGACAGCCAGAATCGCCCGATGTTCAAGACCGGCAGCGCCGAAGTAGAGCCGTATATGCGCGATATTTTACGCGCCATTGCGCCGGTGCTGAACGGCATTCCTAACAGAGTCAGTCTGTCAGGCCATACCGATGATTACCCTTATGCTAATGGCGAACGCGGCTATAGCAACTGGGAACTCTCCGCGGATCGCGCAAACGCATCGCGTCGCGAGCTGGTCATCGGCGGCCTGGACGACGGTAAAGTCCTGCGTGTCGTGGGCATGGCGGCGACCATGCGCCTTAGCGACAAAGGCGCTGATGATGCGATTAACCGCCGCATCAGTCTCCTGGTTCTCAACCGGCAGGCGGAACAGGCAATTTTGCACGAAAATGCCGAGAGCCAGAACGAGCCAGTAAGTTTATTAAAACAGCCAGAGGCGTTGCCCCAGGCGACAGTTCCCACATCGCCACAACCCGATCCGAGGTGA
- the motA gene encoding flagellar motor stator protein MotA, whose amino-acid sequence MLILLGYLVVLGTVFGGYMMTGGHLGALYQPAELIIIGGAGVGAFIVGNNGKAIKGTLKALPLLFRRSKYTKSMYMDLLALLYRLMAKSRQQGMFSLERDIESPKESEIFASYPRILADPVMLEFIVDYLRLIISGNMNTFEIEALMDEEIETHEAEAEVPANSLAMVGDSLPAFGIVAAVMGVVHALASADRPAAELGALIAHAMVGTFLGILLAYGFISPLATVLRQKSAETTKMMQCVKITLLSNLNGYAPPIAVEFGRKTLYSSERPSFVELEEHVRAVRNPNQQTTTEDA is encoded by the coding sequence GTGCTGATCTTATTAGGTTACCTGGTTGTTCTCGGTACAGTCTTCGGCGGTTATATGATGACCGGCGGACACCTTGGGGCACTTTATCAACCTGCCGAACTTATTATCATCGGTGGTGCGGGCGTAGGTGCGTTTATTGTGGGCAACAACGGCAAAGCCATCAAAGGAACGCTGAAAGCGCTTCCTCTGCTGTTTCGCCGTTCAAAATACACCAAAAGCATGTACATGGACTTGCTGGCGCTGCTTTATCGCCTGATGGCGAAATCGCGTCAACAGGGCATGTTCTCGCTGGAGCGTGATATTGAAAGTCCGAAAGAGAGCGAAATTTTCGCCAGCTACCCGCGTATCCTTGCCGATCCGGTGATGCTCGAATTTATCGTGGATTATCTGCGTCTTATCATTAGCGGCAACATGAACACCTTCGAAATCGAAGCGCTGATGGACGAAGAGATCGAAACCCATGAAGCCGAAGCGGAAGTGCCCGCCAACAGCCTGGCGATGGTCGGTGATTCACTGCCCGCGTTCGGGATCGTGGCGGCGGTTATGGGCGTCGTTCACGCCCTGGCCTCGGCGGATCGCCCGGCGGCTGAATTGGGCGCGCTGATTGCCCATGCGATGGTGGGGACGTTCCTCGGCATCCTGCTGGCCTACGGCTTCATCTCGCCGCTGGCGACGGTGCTGCGCCAGAAGAGCGCCGAAACCACCAAGATGATGCAGTGCGTCAAGATCACGCTGCTCTCTAATCTGAACGGCTATGCACCGCCGATTGCCGTTGAGTTTGGTCGTAAAACCCTGTACTCCAGCGAACGTCCTTCCTTCGTGGAACTGGAAGAGCACGTGCGCGCGGTCAGAAACCCAAACCAGCAGACCACGACTGAGGACGCATGA
- the flhC gene encoding flagellar transcriptional regulator FlhC, which translates to MTGKSIVQEARDIQLAMELITLGARLQMLESETQLSRGRLIKLYKELRGSPPPKGMLPFSTDWFMTWEQNIHASMFCNAWQFLLKTGLCSGVDAVIKAYRLYLEQCPQQEEGPLLALTRAWTLVRFVESGMLQLSRCNCCDGNFITHAHQPVGSFACSLCQPPSRAVKRRKLSPEVADSNSQLLDEQINQAV; encoded by the coding sequence ATGACCGGTAAAAGCATTGTTCAGGAAGCGCGCGATATTCAGCTGGCCATGGAACTGATTACGCTTGGCGCGCGGTTGCAAATGCTGGAAAGCGAAACGCAGCTCAGCCGTGGTCGACTCATCAAACTCTATAAAGAACTGCGCGGCAGCCCGCCGCCGAAAGGCATGCTGCCGTTTTCGACCGACTGGTTTATGACGTGGGAGCAGAATATCCACGCCTCCATGTTCTGTAACGCCTGGCAGTTTTTACTGAAAACGGGCCTTTGCAGCGGCGTTGACGCCGTGATCAAAGCTTACCGTCTCTATTTAGAACAGTGTCCGCAGCAGGAAGAGGGGCCGTTGCTGGCCCTGACCCGCGCCTGGACGCTGGTCCGTTTCGTCGAAAGCGGAATGCTGCAGCTTTCACGCTGTAACTGCTGCGACGGCAATTTTATTACCCATGCGCACCAGCCCGTGGGAAGCTTCGCCTGTAGTTTGTGTCAGCCGCCTTCCAGGGCAGTAAAAAGACGTAAACTTTCCCCGGAAGTTGCCGATAGTAATTCACAACTGCTGGATGAACAGATTAATCAGGCTGTTTGA
- the flhD gene encoding flagellar transcriptional regulator FlhD — translation MHTSELLKHVYDINLSYLLLAQRLISQDKASAMFRLGMSEEMASTMVELTLPQMVKLAETNQLICQFRFDSHQTITRLTQESRVDDLQQVHTGILLSTRLLSDAGQTVDTPARKKRA, via the coding sequence ATGCATACATCCGAGTTGCTGAAACACGTTTATGACATCAATTTGTCATATCTCCTTCTTGCACAGCGTCTGATTAGTCAGGACAAAGCCTCAGCCATGTTCCGTCTGGGGATGAGTGAAGAAATGGCATCCACAATGGTCGAGCTGACATTGCCGCAAATGGTAAAACTGGCTGAAACCAATCAGCTGATTTGCCAGTTCCGCTTTGACAGCCACCAGACGATCACCCGTCTGACGCAGGAATCCCGTGTAGACGATTTGCAGCAGGTGCATACCGGTATTTTGCTGTCGACACGTTTACTCAGCGATGCTGGTCAGACTGTTGATACGCCTGCCCGGAAGAAAAGGGCCTGA